A single genomic interval of Nocardioides palaemonis harbors:
- a CDS encoding ATP-binding protein has protein sequence MRLRLLDAPTWAGAPIVGARPQALLAALVLEPRGLSVAQLVEQVWEDEPPANPGKALQVLVSRVRAATSPDVVDLTPTGYRLGLEPTEVDVLALGLQVGAARDALREGDAVRAAVLAEEARGWPDPDPEGAAGPLGRLRSLAGRTADAADDLLGRALGRQGRHVEALPLLEAAAGRWTDDSAVLADLLRTVAAVGGPAVALGRYEAYRSDLASRLGVDPGPELQRLHRELLAADRPVRTGVDLGTGDLLGRTEDLARIRAGLATGRLTTIVGPGGIGKTSAAQLVARESPLARVHVVELVGVGTGDDVVAAVGAALGVRGSVTTRLALTPAQQADVRGRLVQELDQGPTLLVLDNCEHVLEPVASLVAFLLASTRDLVVLTTSRAPLRLAAERVVPLTQLAGEDAAELFVRRARAVRPDAGLDPDAVRAVVERLDGLPLAVELAAARIRTMTLSEVAAALDDRFATLRSRDRSTPDRHRTLEAVIGWSWDLLAPDEQRALAWLSVFQDGFDRAAAVSVLGPDGSDLVDVLLEQSLLVLTEDAGTARLRALETIREYAAARLAGSGSADQAAGAQRRWALGLADRCRDLVVAADQADLVDVLVREQNNLTDVLRHGLGTGDRPLVARLVALLGSLWTITGDQPRVFAVCDAAAEVLTGWDVPDDLRRDAQEAAGVLMIHLSWMPGVELGGLRHLLLQGGAPEGTWALIAHTVHVDDGPATVRLAEVAAGQSRPELAGALLLWAAIVAENDGDVEVARTHAEAALAHRLPPYLEASVHAELSQLAMAVGDHHRAARHAEVAWPLLERMHAVTDAYSLQVATAISPLLEGRVEEAEAILDRFGPPAGDTAQTGARMTWLVARAEVALARGRLDEAIRGYDAVVDMATDTVAGAGPVASPWVALAASAALVGRVRHGTDDPDPRADELRDLVVADGGPVAGSLWFTDLPLNGVLLVALAAWTLRFGPDDQHDDAALLLAVAHRWAYNRSIPVMAWEPLVELADARVPGRVGALVAELADRPGPGLVGETAAIVDRLRRAWITSAG, from the coding sequence TCGAGCAGGTGTGGGAGGACGAGCCGCCGGCCAACCCGGGCAAGGCGCTCCAGGTCCTGGTCTCGCGGGTCCGCGCGGCGACCTCCCCGGACGTGGTGGACCTGACCCCCACCGGCTACCGCCTCGGCCTCGAGCCGACCGAGGTCGACGTGCTGGCGCTCGGCCTGCAGGTCGGCGCGGCGCGCGACGCGCTGCGCGAGGGAGACGCCGTCCGGGCGGCGGTGCTGGCCGAGGAGGCCCGCGGCTGGCCCGACCCCGACCCCGAGGGCGCCGCCGGCCCGCTCGGCCGCCTGCGGTCGCTCGCCGGACGGACGGCGGATGCCGCCGACGACCTGCTCGGGCGCGCGCTCGGACGTCAGGGCCGCCACGTCGAGGCGCTGCCGCTCCTCGAGGCGGCCGCCGGGCGCTGGACCGACGACTCCGCGGTGCTGGCCGACCTGCTGCGCACGGTCGCCGCAGTCGGGGGTCCGGCCGTCGCGCTCGGGAGGTACGAGGCGTACCGGAGCGACCTGGCCTCCCGGCTCGGCGTCGACCCCGGCCCCGAGCTCCAGCGCCTGCACCGCGAGCTGCTCGCCGCGGACCGTCCGGTGCGCACGGGCGTCGACCTCGGCACAGGTGACCTGCTCGGACGGACCGAGGACCTCGCCCGGATCCGGGCAGGTCTGGCGACGGGCCGCCTCACCACCATCGTGGGACCGGGCGGCATCGGCAAGACGAGCGCGGCGCAGCTCGTCGCGCGGGAGTCCCCGCTGGCGCGGGTCCACGTCGTCGAGCTGGTCGGCGTCGGCACCGGCGACGACGTCGTCGCGGCGGTCGGCGCCGCGCTGGGCGTCCGCGGCTCGGTCACCACGCGGCTCGCCCTCACCCCGGCCCAGCAGGCCGACGTGAGGGGTCGCCTCGTGCAGGAGCTCGACCAGGGCCCGACCCTGCTGGTCCTCGACAACTGCGAGCACGTCCTGGAGCCGGTCGCCTCGCTGGTCGCCTTCCTGCTCGCCTCGACGCGTGACCTCGTCGTCCTCACCACCAGCCGCGCACCGCTGCGGCTCGCCGCCGAGCGGGTGGTGCCGCTGACCCAGCTCGCCGGTGAGGATGCCGCCGAGCTGTTCGTGCGGCGTGCGCGTGCGGTGCGCCCCGACGCGGGACTCGACCCGGACGCGGTGCGTGCGGTGGTCGAGCGGCTCGACGGTCTGCCGCTGGCGGTGGAGCTGGCCGCGGCGCGGATCCGCACGATGACCCTGTCGGAGGTGGCGGCCGCCCTCGACGACCGGTTCGCCACGCTGCGCAGCCGCGACCGCAGCACCCCCGACCGGCACCGCACGCTCGAGGCGGTCATCGGGTGGTCGTGGGACCTGCTCGCGCCCGACGAGCAGCGCGCCCTCGCCTGGCTGTCGGTGTTCCAGGACGGCTTTGACCGCGCGGCTGCCGTGAGCGTCCTCGGGCCGGACGGCTCCGACCTCGTCGACGTCCTCCTGGAGCAGTCGCTGCTGGTGCTCACCGAGGACGCCGGCACCGCGCGGCTGCGCGCGCTGGAGACGATCCGCGAGTACGCCGCGGCCCGGCTGGCCGGCAGCGGCAGCGCGGACCAGGCCGCGGGGGCGCAGCGCCGGTGGGCCCTCGGCCTGGCCGACCGGTGCCGCGACCTCGTGGTCGCGGCCGACCAGGCCGACCTCGTGGACGTCCTCGTGCGCGAGCAGAACAACCTCACCGACGTGCTGCGCCACGGACTCGGGACGGGCGACCGACCGCTCGTGGCCCGTCTGGTCGCCCTGCTGGGCAGCCTGTGGACCATCACCGGCGACCAGCCCCGCGTCTTCGCGGTCTGCGACGCCGCAGCGGAGGTGCTGACCGGGTGGGACGTGCCGGACGACCTGCGCCGCGACGCCCAGGAGGCCGCCGGCGTGCTGATGATCCACCTCAGCTGGATGCCCGGGGTGGAGCTGGGCGGGCTCCGCCACCTGCTGCTCCAGGGCGGCGCTCCGGAGGGGACGTGGGCCCTCATCGCGCACACGGTCCACGTGGACGACGGCCCGGCCACCGTCCGGCTCGCGGAGGTGGCGGCCGGCCAGTCGCGTCCCGAGCTGGCTGGCGCGCTGCTGCTGTGGGCGGCGATCGTCGCCGAGAACGACGGCGACGTCGAGGTCGCGCGCACCCATGCCGAGGCGGCTCTGGCCCACCGGCTCCCCCCGTACCTCGAGGCGTCGGTGCACGCCGAGCTCAGCCAGCTCGCGATGGCGGTCGGCGACCACCACCGGGCGGCGCGGCATGCCGAGGTGGCGTGGCCGCTGCTGGAGCGCATGCACGCCGTCACCGACGCCTACAGCCTCCAGGTCGCCACCGCGATCTCGCCGCTGCTGGAGGGCCGGGTCGAGGAGGCGGAGGCCATCCTCGACCGGTTCGGTCCGCCTGCAGGGGACACGGCCCAGACCGGTGCCCGGATGACGTGGCTGGTCGCACGGGCGGAAGTGGCCCTCGCGCGCGGCCGGCTCGACGAGGCGATCCGCGGCTACGACGCCGTGGTGGACATGGCCACCGACACCGTCGCGGGGGCGGGACCCGTCGCATCGCCCTGGGTGGCGCTCGCGGCGTCCGCGGCGCTGGTGGGCCGCGTCCGGCACGGGACCGACGACCCGGACCCGCGGGCCGACGAGCTGCGCGACCTCGTGGTCGCAGACGGCGGACCCGTGGCGGGGTCGCTCTGGTTCACCGACCTGCCGCTCAACGGCGTGCTGCTCGTCGCGTTGGCTGCGTGGACCCTGCGGTTCGGGCCCGACGACCAGCACGACGACGCCGCGCTGCTGCTCGCGGTGGCGCACCGCTGGGCCTACAACCGCAGCATCCCGGTGATGGCGTGGGAGCCGCTCGTGGAGCTGGCCGACGCCCGCGTCCCGGGGCGGGTCGGCGCGCTCGTCGCGGAGCTCGCCGACCGTCCGGGACCGGGCCTCGTGGGGGAGACCGCCGCCATCGTCGACCGGCTGCGGCGGGCCTGGATCACATCCGCCGGTTGA